A stretch of Paludisphaera borealis DNA encodes these proteins:
- a CDS encoding alpha/beta hydrolase, producing the protein MKMAMACALAMLLGVASGFAAPPDDVYHLGPDSEPHEGVPQGKVVGPAALPSTVYPNTTRDYWVYVPAQYDPSKPACLMVFFDGHAYVGLKGSYRIPYVFDNLIHRREMPVTIGVFINPGHTSEQKEASDSNWGDGTTNRRVEYNALDDKYSKLIVDELLPVITKQYNISPDPENRAISGASSGAICAFTVAWHRPDQFRKVVSTIGSFTNIMGGHVYPDLIRKSEPKPIRIFLQDGVNDNRGLRRDGSYDPTRDWHAQNIKMVQALTEKKYDVNFTWGIGTHSNKQGGAIMPEMLRWLWRDYPRTDDAKDDSNRTLLVPAAAAKAPAPAPGG; encoded by the coding sequence ATGAAAATGGCAATGGCTTGCGCGCTGGCGATGTTGTTGGGCGTGGCGAGCGGGTTCGCCGCGCCCCCCGACGACGTCTACCACCTCGGTCCCGATTCCGAGCCCCACGAGGGGGTTCCCCAGGGCAAGGTCGTCGGGCCGGCCGCCTTGCCGAGCACCGTTTATCCGAACACCACTCGCGATTATTGGGTCTACGTCCCGGCCCAGTACGACCCGTCGAAGCCGGCGTGCCTCATGGTCTTCTTCGACGGCCACGCCTACGTCGGCCTGAAGGGAAGCTACCGGATTCCCTATGTCTTCGACAACCTGATCCACCGGCGCGAGATGCCGGTCACGATCGGCGTCTTCATCAACCCGGGCCACACCTCCGAACAGAAGGAAGCATCCGACTCTAATTGGGGCGACGGCACCACCAACCGTCGCGTGGAATACAACGCGCTCGACGACAAGTACTCGAAGCTCATCGTCGACGAGCTGCTGCCGGTGATCACCAAGCAGTACAACATCTCCCCCGACCCGGAGAACCGGGCGATCTCGGGGGCCAGCTCGGGTGCGATCTGCGCGTTCACCGTGGCCTGGCACCGACCCGACCAGTTCCGCAAGGTCGTCAGCACGATCGGCAGCTTCACCAACATCATGGGGGGGCACGTCTACCCCGACCTGATCCGCAAGAGCGAGCCCAAGCCGATCCGCATCTTCTTGCAAGACGGCGTCAACGACAACCGCGGCCTCCGGCGCGACGGAAGCTACGACCCGACCCGCGACTGGCATGCGCAGAACATCAAGATGGTCCAGGCGCTGACGGAGAAGAAGTACGACGTCAATTTCACCTGGGGCATCGGCACGCATTCCAACAAGCAGGGCGGGGCGATCATGCCCGAGATGCTTCGCTGGCTGTGGCGCGATTATCCGAGGACGGACGACGCGAAAGACGACAGCAACCGAACCTTGCTGGTTCCGGCCGCCGCCGCGAAGGCGCCGGCCCCGGCGCCGGGCGGGTGA
- a CDS encoding DUF1592 domain-containing protein, translating into MSDIPGGKSTRGARRARAARWLAWFAAAGLVGWCGLDGRASAGDDLAPARASDAVEAILEQYCYGCHGLGEKKGGLALDEVADEEAARSAPKVWHAVIKNLRSGIMPPPGKPKPTADEFRRLEEWIKYGAIGIDSKDPDPGRVTVRRLNRVEYRNTIRDLIGVDYDTASEFPPDDSGHGFDNIGDVLTLSPLLLEKYLAAADAIISRTVPTVSKVVAEQVIHGFRRDGDGKGKGEAGPASLSYYEASTASAVGVVEHDGRYQLILDLSANERYVDGQNDYNRCRLVFRADGEELLRREFVRQEGKSFRFEFDRDWKSGPHTLTVEVQPLTPDEKRVRSLSIRIRSATLRGPMDERFWVRPPDYAKFFPRAVPADADGRRLYAREILGPFAERAFRRPVDDATKDRLAALVEAVSSRDGATFEAGVAQAMAAVLTSPRFLFREETVEAGSTDRYPLIDEYALASRLSYFLWSSMPDAELIRLAGAHKLRANLQAQVDRMLADPRSGEFIRNFVGQWLQARDVEAVVINAPAVMSRDQKPDPEAEARRNRFRELNRKPPETLSEAENKELQQARGSLFGSFRRFREFELTGDLRRAMRRETEMYFEHVVRENRPLLDLLDSDYTFVNERLAKAYGIEGVAGDSMRRVTLPKESPRGGVLTQGTVLTVTSNPDRTSPVKRGLYILDNILGSPPAPPPPNLPALEDSGKKAAGRNPSVRELMTLHRSQPSCVACHAQMDPLGLALENFNALGRWRDAERAGPVDASGKLVSGESFVGIRELKKLLVENHRREFYRCLTEKLLTYALGRGLEAYDVEAVDLIVGRIEGGEGRASALIAGIVESVPFQKRRRSTTADSAKLPDPDAGRASHPSE; encoded by the coding sequence ATGAGCGATATACCGGGGGGAAAGTCCACTCGCGGGGCGAGGCGCGCTCGCGCCGCGCGCTGGCTTGCGTGGTTCGCGGCGGCGGGACTGGTCGGTTGGTGCGGGCTGGACGGTCGCGCCTCGGCGGGCGACGATCTGGCCCCGGCCCGTGCCTCCGACGCCGTCGAGGCGATCCTCGAGCAATACTGCTACGGCTGCCACGGCCTGGGGGAGAAGAAGGGAGGGCTGGCCCTCGACGAAGTCGCCGATGAGGAGGCCGCGCGCAGCGCCCCCAAGGTGTGGCACGCGGTGATCAAGAATCTCCGATCCGGGATCATGCCTCCGCCCGGCAAGCCGAAGCCGACGGCCGACGAGTTCCGGCGGTTGGAGGAGTGGATCAAGTACGGGGCGATCGGGATCGACTCGAAAGACCCCGACCCGGGGCGCGTCACGGTCCGCCGGCTCAACCGGGTCGAGTACCGCAACACGATCCGCGACCTGATCGGCGTGGATTACGACACCGCCTCCGAGTTCCCGCCCGACGACTCGGGCCACGGGTTCGACAACATCGGCGACGTGCTCACGCTCTCGCCGTTGCTTCTGGAGAAGTACCTCGCGGCCGCCGATGCGATCATCTCCCGGACCGTGCCGACGGTCTCGAAGGTCGTCGCCGAGCAGGTGATCCACGGCTTCCGGCGGGACGGCGACGGCAAAGGGAAAGGCGAGGCGGGCCCGGCCTCGTTGTCTTACTACGAGGCGTCGACGGCGTCGGCCGTCGGCGTGGTCGAGCACGACGGCCGATACCAGTTGATCCTGGACCTGTCGGCGAACGAACGCTACGTCGACGGCCAGAACGACTACAACCGCTGCCGGCTCGTCTTTCGCGCCGACGGCGAGGAGCTGCTCCGCCGCGAGTTCGTCCGGCAGGAAGGCAAGTCGTTTCGGTTCGAGTTCGATCGCGACTGGAAGTCCGGCCCGCACACGCTGACGGTCGAGGTCCAGCCGCTCACGCCCGACGAGAAGCGGGTCCGGTCGCTGTCGATCAGAATCCGGTCGGCGACCCTGCGCGGGCCGATGGACGAGCGGTTCTGGGTCCGCCCGCCCGACTACGCGAAGTTCTTCCCGCGCGCGGTCCCCGCCGACGCCGACGGCCGACGACTCTACGCCCGCGAGATCCTCGGGCCGTTCGCCGAGCGCGCGTTCCGGCGCCCTGTGGACGACGCGACGAAGGATCGGCTCGCGGCCCTGGTCGAGGCCGTCTCGTCCCGGGACGGGGCGACCTTCGAGGCCGGCGTGGCGCAAGCGATGGCGGCCGTCCTGACCTCGCCCCGGTTCCTCTTCCGCGAAGAAACCGTCGAGGCGGGATCGACCGACCGATATCCGCTGATCGACGAATACGCCCTGGCGTCGCGGCTCTCGTACTTCCTGTGGTCGTCCATGCCCGACGCCGAGCTGATCCGGCTGGCCGGCGCGCACAAGCTCCGCGCGAACCTCCAGGCCCAGGTCGATCGGATGCTCGCCGACCCGCGTTCGGGGGAGTTCATCCGCAATTTCGTCGGCCAGTGGCTCCAGGCCCGCGACGTCGAAGCGGTCGTCATCAACGCGCCCGCCGTCATGTCCCGCGACCAGAAGCCGGACCCCGAGGCGGAAGCGCGGCGCAATCGGTTCCGCGAGCTGAACCGCAAGCCGCCCGAAACGCTCAGCGAGGCCGAGAACAAAGAGCTGCAGCAGGCTCGCGGCTCGCTCTTCGGCTCGTTCCGCCGGTTCCGCGAGTTCGAGCTGACCGGCGACCTTCGGCGCGCCATGCGGCGCGAGACCGAAATGTACTTCGAGCACGTCGTCCGGGAGAATCGCCCGCTCCTGGACCTGCTCGACAGCGATTACACGTTCGTGAACGAGCGGTTGGCGAAAGCCTATGGGATCGAGGGCGTCGCGGGCGATTCGATGCGACGGGTGACGCTGCCCAAGGAAAGCCCGCGCGGCGGCGTGTTGACGCAGGGGACAGTCCTGACCGTCACGTCGAACCCCGACCGAACCTCGCCCGTGAAGCGCGGCCTCTACATCCTCGACAACATCCTGGGCTCGCCCCCGGCCCCGCCGCCGCCGAACCTGCCGGCGCTGGAGGATTCCGGCAAGAAAGCCGCCGGCCGCAATCCGAGTGTCCGGGAACTGATGACCCTGCACCGCAGCCAGCCTTCCTGCGTCGCGTGCCACGCGCAGATGGACCCGCTGGGGTTGGCCCTCGAAAACTTCAATGCGCTCGGGCGATGGCGCGACGCCGAGCGAGCCGGCCCCGTCGACGCTTCGGGAAAGCTGGTCTCGGGCGAATCGTTCGTGGGGATTCGCGAGCTGAAGAAGCTCCTGGTCGAGAACCACCGCCGCGAGTTCTACCGCTGCCTGACCGAGAAGCTGCTGACTTACGCGCTCGGTCGCGGCCTCGAAGCGTACGACGTCGAGGCCGTCGATTTGATCGTGGGACGGATCGAGGGGGGCGAAGGCCGCGCCTCCGCCTTGATCGCGGGGATCGTCGAATCCGTCCCGTTCCAGAAGCGCCGTCGATCGACGACGGCGGACTCCGCGAAGCTCCCCGACCCAGACGCCGGCCGGGCGTCTCATCCCTCCGAATAA
- a CDS encoding alpha/beta hydrolase, translating into MLTTLALVLTAAFAADDPQVVPLWPKGPPGFEARRDEAEQAKDYWVKNIHNPSVTVFLPPKDKATGAAVLICPGGGHRELVFNAEGVEAAHYLNSIGVAAFALKYRLGREKDSPYKPEVHAREDGLRALRLIRSRAAEWGIDPNRVGVMGFSAGGEVASLVSFGPTAGQSDAADPIDRVDARPNFLIQIYPGPLGIPDVIPKDAPPAFLLVANDDRGAARVIAGLFQKYRTAGAPVEAHVFARGGHGFNMGNRSKLATLKNWPKRLADWMADNDLLSPRKPSENAAPPSR; encoded by the coding sequence ATGCTGACGACGCTCGCCCTCGTCCTGACCGCCGCGTTTGCCGCCGACGATCCCCAGGTCGTCCCGCTCTGGCCGAAGGGCCCGCCCGGCTTCGAAGCCCGGCGCGACGAGGCGGAACAGGCGAAGGATTACTGGGTCAAGAACATTCACAACCCGTCGGTCACGGTCTTCCTCCCGCCTAAAGACAAGGCGACGGGCGCGGCGGTGCTGATCTGCCCGGGCGGAGGCCACCGCGAGCTGGTCTTCAACGCGGAGGGGGTCGAGGCGGCCCATTACCTCAACAGCATCGGCGTGGCCGCGTTCGCCCTCAAGTACCGCCTCGGCCGCGAGAAGGATTCGCCCTACAAGCCCGAGGTCCACGCCCGCGAGGACGGCCTCCGCGCGCTCCGCCTGATCCGCAGCAGGGCCGCAGAGTGGGGGATCGACCCGAACCGCGTGGGCGTGATGGGTTTCTCGGCGGGGGGCGAAGTCGCCTCGCTCGTGTCCTTTGGCCCGACCGCCGGCCAGTCCGACGCCGCCGATCCGATCGACCGCGTCGACGCCCGCCCGAACTTCCTGATCCAGATCTACCCCGGCCCCCTGGGAATCCCGGACGTGATCCCGAAGGACGCCCCTCCGGCGTTCCTGCTCGTGGCCAACGACGACCGCGGCGCGGCCCGCGTGATCGCCGGGCTGTTCCAGAAGTACCGGACCGCGGGCGCCCCGGTCGAGGCCCACGTCTTCGCCCGCGGCGGCCACGGGTTCAACATGGGAAACCGGTCCAAGCTCGCCACCCTCAAAAACTGGCCGAAACGCCTGGCGGACTGGATGGCCGACAACGATCTGCTCAGCCCGCGAAAGCCCTCCGAGAACGCCGCGCCCCCCTCGCGGTGA
- a CDS encoding DUF1592 domain-containing protein, with the protein MMRTTFPLAAASGLVLAVFGLGTVADEPRPERSPAPIEVRFRESVRPFLETHCLGCHGAEKPKGDLDLSGFATAESVAKDLPRWALVLEQLEAGTMPPAKAKQQPTAEARAELIAWIGAVRKLEAARNAGDPGPVAARRLSNAEYDHTIRDLTGFDLQPTKEFPVDPANEAGFDNSAESLAMSPALVKKYLQAARDVADHLVLTPDGLAFAPHSMLADTDRDKYCVNAVINFYKRQKTDYADYFLAAWRLQHRAAMSKPNASLETLAAEAGLSSKYLTTIWAVLTERPEEVGPIAALQAMWRALPESEDVARAGCERMRDFVVGLRRQLTPEVKNLTARGIDSGTQPFVLWKNRQFVANRMRYAGGASKLHTSELALEGAAAKALSIPENPEDLKRYEATFDRFCKTFPDAFFVSERARVYLDPKNDKGNAGRLLSAGFHSMTGYFRDDGPLYELMLDENGRRELDRLWRAFDFITGAPMRQYSSYLWYERAETGFMKGDEAFDFVRAEDKDAASEAKLGRLADVYLAKARRLKASDQAITAIQDQFKIFAETIHRVDRDRQEAEPRHVEALQAFAERAYRRPLTNDERQGVAAFYRVLRAEDGLGHEDAVRDTIVSVLMSPHFCYRVDLPGAGAGVQPLSDYDLASRLSYFLWASMPDQELLSHAAASDLHRPETLAAQARRMLRDDRVRGLATEFGGNWLDFRRFEEHNSVDRGRFPTFDDELRRSMFEEPIRFFVDLVRNDRPVIQFLDAKHTFVNPALARHYGMPAPASDAGPDGWARVDDATRYGRGGLLPMAVFLTKNSPGLRTSPVKRGYWVVRRLLGENIPPPPANVPDLPDDEAKLGDRTLRETLARHRADKACAGCHERFDSVGLAFEGYGPVGEAREKDLGGRPVDTRATFPRGGEGVGFEGLRAYVLAQRREEFVENLCRKLLAYALGRSLIPSDDVTIDAMRKRLTDDGSRFGGLVETIVTSPQFRNKRIEGAKAE; encoded by the coding sequence ATGATGCGGACGACCTTCCCGCTGGCAGCGGCAAGTGGGCTCGTGTTGGCGGTGTTCGGCCTTGGGACCGTCGCCGACGAACCGCGGCCGGAGCGTTCGCCCGCCCCGATCGAAGTCCGCTTTCGCGAGTCCGTCCGGCCGTTCCTCGAAACGCATTGTCTCGGGTGCCACGGTGCCGAGAAGCCCAAGGGGGATCTCGACCTGAGCGGGTTCGCGACCGCCGAGTCGGTGGCGAAGGATCTCCCGCGCTGGGCCCTCGTCCTGGAGCAGCTCGAAGCCGGTACGATGCCCCCAGCGAAGGCGAAGCAGCAGCCGACGGCCGAGGCCCGCGCCGAGCTGATCGCCTGGATCGGGGCGGTTCGGAAGCTCGAAGCGGCGCGGAACGCGGGCGATCCCGGCCCCGTCGCCGCGCGGAGGCTCAGCAACGCCGAGTACGACCACACCATCCGCGACCTGACGGGATTCGACCTCCAGCCGACGAAGGAGTTCCCCGTCGATCCGGCGAACGAGGCCGGGTTCGACAACTCGGCCGAATCGCTGGCGATGTCGCCGGCGCTGGTCAAGAAATACCTGCAAGCCGCGCGCGACGTCGCCGACCACCTTGTCCTGACCCCGGACGGCCTCGCCTTCGCCCCCCATTCAATGCTCGCCGACACCGACCGCGACAAGTACTGCGTCAACGCCGTCATCAACTTCTACAAGCGACAGAAGACCGACTACGCCGATTACTTCCTCGCGGCCTGGCGGCTCCAGCACCGCGCGGCGATGAGCAAGCCCAACGCCTCGCTGGAGACGCTCGCCGCCGAAGCCGGACTCAGCTCGAAGTACCTGACCACGATCTGGGCCGTGCTGACCGAACGGCCGGAGGAAGTCGGCCCGATCGCCGCGCTCCAGGCGATGTGGCGGGCGCTGCCTGAATCCGAGGATGTCGCGCGAGCCGGTTGCGAGCGGATGCGCGATTTCGTCGTCGGCCTGCGACGCCAGCTCACGCCGGAGGTCAAGAACCTGACCGCGCGGGGGATCGACTCCGGGACGCAGCCCTTCGTCCTCTGGAAGAACCGCCAGTTCGTCGCCAACCGGATGCGGTACGCGGGGGGCGCCTCGAAGCTCCACACGAGCGAACTGGCGCTGGAGGGCGCGGCGGCCAAGGCGCTCTCGATCCCGGAGAACCCCGAGGATCTCAAGCGGTACGAGGCGACCTTCGACCGCTTCTGCAAGACGTTCCCCGACGCGTTCTTCGTGTCGGAGCGGGCCCGCGTCTACCTCGACCCGAAGAATGACAAGGGGAACGCCGGACGCCTGCTGAGCGCCGGATTCCACAGCATGACCGGCTACTTCCGGGACGACGGCCCGCTTTACGAGCTGATGCTGGACGAGAACGGACGACGCGAGCTCGATCGCCTCTGGCGCGCGTTCGATTTCATCACCGGCGCGCCGATGCGGCAGTATTCGAGCTACCTCTGGTACGAGCGGGCGGAGACCGGCTTCATGAAGGGGGATGAGGCGTTCGACTTCGTCCGCGCCGAGGACAAGGACGCCGCGTCGGAGGCCAAGCTGGGCCGACTGGCCGACGTCTATCTGGCGAAGGCCCGCCGGCTCAAGGCCAGCGACCAGGCGATCACCGCCATCCAGGATCAGTTCAAGATCTTCGCCGAGACCATCCATCGCGTCGATCGGGACCGCCAGGAAGCCGAGCCCCGCCACGTCGAGGCGCTCCAGGCGTTCGCCGAGCGGGCCTACCGCCGACCGCTGACGAACGACGAGCGCCAGGGCGTGGCCGCCTTCTACCGCGTCCTCCGCGCCGAGGACGGCCTTGGCCACGAGGACGCCGTCCGCGACACGATCGTCAGCGTCTTGATGTCCCCTCACTTCTGCTACCGGGTCGATCTGCCCGGCGCGGGCGCGGGCGTCCAGCCGCTGTCGGACTACGATCTGGCCAGCCGCCTGAGTTACTTCCTCTGGGCGAGCATGCCCGACCAGGAGCTGCTCTCGCACGCCGCCGCGAGCGACCTGCACCGTCCCGAAACCCTCGCGGCCCAGGCCCGGCGGATGCTCCGCGACGACCGCGTACGCGGGCTGGCCACGGAGTTCGGCGGCAACTGGCTCGACTTCCGTCGGTTCGAGGAACACAACAGCGTCGATCGCGGGCGGTTCCCGACGTTCGACGACGAGCTGCGGCGGTCGATGTTCGAGGAGCCGATCCGGTTCTTCGTCGATCTCGTCCGCAACGATCGGCCGGTGATCCAGTTCCTCGACGCCAAACACACGTTCGTCAACCCGGCGCTGGCTCGCCACTACGGCATGCCCGCTCCCGCCTCCGACGCCGGGCCGGACGGTTGGGCGCGAGTCGACGACGCGACCCGGTACGGGCGCGGCGGGCTCTTGCCGATGGCGGTCTTCCTGACCAAGAACTCCCCCGGCCTGCGGACGAGCCCCGTCAAGCGCGGCTACTGGGTCGTCCGCCGGCTGCTCGGCGAGAACATCCCGCCGCCGCCTGCGAACGTCCCCGACCTTCCTGACGACGAGGCCAAGCTCGGCGACCGCACCTTGCGCGAGACCCTGGCCCGGCACCGAGCCGATAAGGCGTGCGCCGGCTGCCACGAGCGGTTCGACTCCGTCGGCCTGGCCTTCGAGGGGTACGGCCCGGTCGGCGAGGCCCGCGAGAAAGACCTCGGCGGCCGGCCGGTCGACACCCGCGCGACCTTCCCTCGCGGCGGCGAAGGGGTCGGCTTCGAGGGGCTCCGCGCCTACGTGTTGGCCCAACGACGCGAGGAGTTCGTCGAGAACCTCTGCCGCAAGCTCCTGGCCTACGCCCTCGGGCGAAGCCTCATCCCGTCGGACGACGTGACGATCGACGCCATGCGCAAGCGGCTGACCGACGACGGCAGCCGGTTTGGCGGCCTGGTCGAGACGATCGTCACGAGCCCCCAGTTCCGGAACAAGCGCATCGAAGGCGCCAAGGCGGAGTGA
- a CDS encoding DUF1552 domain-containing protein — protein MNSGLESADVRRPADLSRRFFLRGLGASIALPAFASLGAPRLLASEGAEALATTATGAPLRSAFVYFPNGAIPASWWPSGEGADFQFKKTLQPLEPLKGLVQVCGGLNHKTAEGGPDGAGDHARGNGTFLTGVRLKKSATDIRAGVSIDQMIARRVGHLTRFPSLELACDSGRRAGACDSGYSCAYQFNLSWSSPTTPMPPESNPRLAFERLFGAGKPGERKANLERRRHEQRSILDFALDDARSMQRRLGSEDSRKLDQYLGGVRDIETRIEKTERFGDARAPQRDTPEGVPPEFADYVQLMFDMLILAFQTDSTRVATLLLAHDGSNRSFDQIGISEGHHDLSHHQNRPDWVQKVADIDLWYVRQFGKFLEKLQSTNDVDGKSLLHNSMIVYGSGNADANRHTHDNLPVVLAGAGGGVLTPGRYVKHGSKPLSNLYLSMADRMGLHDVERFGDSDARLANV, from the coding sequence ATGAACTCGGGACTCGAATCCGCCGACGTGCGACGCCCGGCCGACCTCAGCCGCCGCTTTTTCCTTCGCGGCCTGGGCGCATCGATCGCGCTGCCGGCGTTCGCGTCGCTGGGCGCCCCCCGCCTGCTCGCCTCGGAAGGGGCCGAGGCCCTGGCGACCACCGCCACAGGCGCGCCGCTGCGGTCGGCGTTCGTCTACTTCCCCAACGGCGCCATCCCCGCCTCGTGGTGGCCCAGCGGCGAGGGGGCCGACTTCCAGTTCAAGAAGACGCTCCAACCGCTGGAACCCCTCAAGGGGCTGGTCCAGGTCTGCGGCGGCCTGAACCACAAGACGGCCGAGGGGGGTCCCGACGGCGCCGGCGACCATGCGCGCGGCAATGGCACGTTCCTGACCGGCGTCCGGCTCAAGAAGAGCGCCACCGACATCCGCGCCGGAGTCTCGATCGACCAGATGATCGCCCGCCGGGTCGGCCACCTCACGCGGTTCCCGTCGCTGGAGCTCGCCTGCGACTCGGGCCGGAGAGCCGGGGCGTGCGACTCGGGGTACTCGTGCGCCTACCAGTTCAACCTCTCGTGGAGTTCGCCGACGACGCCGATGCCGCCGGAGTCGAATCCTCGGCTAGCCTTCGAGCGCTTGTTCGGCGCCGGCAAGCCGGGCGAGCGCAAGGCGAACCTGGAACGCCGCCGTCACGAGCAGCGGTCGATCCTCGACTTCGCGCTCGACGACGCCCGCTCGATGCAGCGCCGGCTCGGCTCCGAAGACTCCAGGAAGCTCGACCAGTACCTCGGCGGGGTCCGCGACATCGAGACCCGGATCGAGAAGACCGAGCGGTTCGGCGACGCGCGCGCCCCCCAGCGCGACACGCCCGAGGGCGTCCCCCCGGAATTCGCCGACTATGTCCAGCTCATGTTCGACATGCTGATCCTGGCGTTCCAGACCGATTCGACGCGGGTGGCGACCTTGCTGCTGGCCCACGACGGCAGCAACCGCTCGTTCGACCAGATCGGGATCTCCGAGGGGCACCACGACCTCAGCCACCACCAGAACCGGCCTGATTGGGTCCAGAAGGTCGCCGACATCGACCTCTGGTACGTCCGCCAGTTCGGCAAATTCCTGGAGAAGCTCCAGTCGACGAACGACGTCGACGGCAAGTCGCTGCTGCATAATTCGATGATCGTCTACGGCAGCGGCAACGCCGACGCCAACCGCCACACCCACGATAACTTGCCCGTCGTGCTGGCGGGCGCGGGCGGCGGCGTCCTCACGCCCGGGCGGTACGTCAAGCACGGCTCCAAGCCGTTGTCGAACCTCTACCTGAGTATGGCCGACCGGATGGGGCTCCACGACGTGGAGCGGTTCGGCGATTCCGACGCCCGACTCGCCAACGTCTGA
- a CDS encoding 3-keto-disaccharide hydrolase translates to MLLRFIIALVLVGTSATAARADDDALTAQEMKDGWLLLFDGATTKGWMTPKGKPLPASHVQDGSLNPHPCDYMLVYEKPLENFVLSLDFKITPNCNSGIFIRTNPLTARPGKDVGFNGVEIAIDATEGPGFHTTGAIYDLVATEVNAMKPVGEWNHIQITSDRSRIDVEVNGRRVSHVDFDEWNEPNKRPDGSAHKFDVAYKDHPRAGYIGLQDHGADCWYRNIKLRPLGPASGTPPADRP, encoded by the coding sequence ATGCTCCTTCGTTTCATCATTGCCCTCGTCCTGGTCGGAACGTCGGCGACCGCGGCCCGGGCTGACGACGACGCGCTGACCGCGCAGGAGATGAAGGACGGCTGGCTGCTGCTTTTCGACGGCGCGACGACCAAGGGCTGGATGACGCCGAAGGGCAAGCCGCTGCCCGCGTCGCACGTCCAGGACGGCAGCCTGAACCCCCATCCCTGCGATTACATGCTGGTTTACGAGAAGCCGCTGGAAAACTTCGTGCTCTCCCTCGACTTCAAGATCACCCCGAACTGCAACAGCGGGATCTTCATCCGGACCAACCCGCTGACGGCCCGGCCGGGCAAGGACGTCGGCTTCAACGGCGTCGAGATCGCCATCGACGCGACCGAGGGGCCGGGGTTCCACACCACGGGGGCGATCTACGACCTCGTCGCCACCGAGGTCAACGCGATGAAGCCCGTCGGCGAGTGGAACCATATCCAGATCACGTCCGACCGCAGCCGGATCGACGTGGAAGTCAACGGCCGGCGCGTGTCGCACGTCGACTTCGACGAGTGGAACGAGCCGAACAAGCGCCCCGACGGCTCGGCGCACAAGTTCGACGTCGCCTACAAAGACCACCCGAGAGCGGGATACATCGGCCTACAGGATCACGGGGCCGACTGCTGGTACCGCAACATCAAGCTCCGGCCCCTCGGCCCCGCGTCGGGGACGCCCCCGGCCGATCGACCGTAA